In Calonectris borealis chromosome 8, bCalBor7.hap1.2, whole genome shotgun sequence, the genomic stretch tttctggaagaaacaCTCCTGGCCATCAGCAGGTTGCCTCAAGGCTCTGTAACCCGCCATGTCGGGCATTACCGGTCAGCACGTGGTCCCGCGGGGAGCAGCCGGCCCCCTCGGCCGCCGGGGAGCTGGCGTTGATCCGGCACTCGGCCCTGGGCCACGTGCAGCACCGGGCGATGGCGTAGACACCCCGGCCCCGGAAAGCGTTGTGGGCCACGCACTGCTTCTGCCCGTCCTTGTCCTGCGGCCGGGGCAGCACGGTGTCACCAGGGGTGCTCGGGGGCCTGGGGATGCCCCTCCGAGGCCGGCGGGCACCCCGGGGCAGTACTTCTGTCTCCGCACGCTCTGCTCACCTCCATGTGCTCCCCCAGCCGCCTGCCGCTGCGGGAGAAGCTGGAGCAGCTGAGCATCTCCTCGGCGCCGGCGCAACGAGCCACGGCCGTGGCGTGCCGGGTGAGCCCCGAGCGCGCCGACCACACCGAGCGGCAGTACAGCTGCTCGTCTGCAACGGGGCAGAGGGCGTCAGCGGCAGGGTGGACACCCgcagcagcacccagagcccaCGGCACAGACCGGGCTGCCAACGGGGGCTGGCAGGTCTCCCCCCTACCCTCTGCGTGCAAACAGCCGTGCTCGGGTTCAGCCGTCCCCGGCACAGCTCGAGGAGGGACGTGCCCTGCCGATGCGCCGTGCTTCACCCAGGCACTTCTTTCCCCGGTAAGGGCAGAGCTCTGCCGGGCACCCAGCAGGCAGCCGAGGTCTTTACCTGCACCCAGCCGGGTGGGCAGCCCGGCCACGCTGTTGGGCGTCTGGAGCCGCTGCTCCTCGGGGAACCACGCCATGTCCATGACGTTCTTGGTGGCGAAGTGCAGGAGGCGCTGCCGGAGCTCGGCGAGGCTCAGCTGGGGCTCAGCGCTGAGCAGCATGGCGGCGATGCCTGCCGAGAGCCCGGGGGGCCGCGGTGAGAACCAGGGGCCACGCGGCCGCCTACGCACGACTCCCCCGAGCAACGCAACTCCAGAGAGACATGAGAAAGAATCACTGCAGCCCATCATCTGCACGCACGGGATGCGGGAGCACTGTGCAGGCTGCAGCACCCAAATGAGCCAAACATGCCAAAACCGTGGCACCGTGGCACGCAAAAACGTCCCCGGCGCAGGCAGCCCTGATGCCCTTGCGCCTGCAGGGAcacgtgcccagcaccagcaAGTGGagggccagccctgcctgccaccccGGAGCCCAGCTCGCCTGCCACATGCGCGGCCGCCTGCGACGTCCCACTCTGCGCCGTGAAGCACGTGCTGCAGTCGCTGGAGGCGCCGATGATGTCGTCCCCCGGGGCGAACAGGTCCACGCAGCGGCCAAAGTTGGTGCCCAGGGTACCGATGGAGGCAGGTTGGTCCTCGCTGTTGGTGGCACCGACCGTGATGACCTGCCAGGGCGGTGACAGAGGGGAACGTGGGCGGGACGGGATgcgcagccccagcccacccagCCGACTTGGCGCAGATGAGCCCAGGGAGGCGGCAGCACGTCCCCGCACATCCCCACACCTcagggagcccccccagcccgtACCTCCGGCTCGGACGCTGGCGAGTACAGGCAGGCATCGTCCTTGTAGTTACCGGCGGCCGCGACCATCACCACCCCCATCTGCGCCATCCGCCGACAGCCGGCGTTCAGCACACGGCTGTAGGCGCCGGCGAAgggcagcagcaccaccaggggcGTGTAGGGCTGAGCCTCCAGCGTCCCCTTGATAAACTCCAGGCCTGGGGGGGATGAGACGAGGGACAGGACACTCTCGCAGGACAGGGACGAGGTGGGAGGCTCCAGGAGGGAGCGTGCTCCTCTCCAGGGCGTGGGGTGACTCACCGATGAGGGTCCCGCTGACGGTGCCCTTCCCCTGGCAGTTCAGCACGCGGAGGCTGCGGATGTTGGCGCCCGTGGCCACGCCGGCGTCGCGCCCGCTCAGCACCCCGGCCATGTGGGTCCCGTGGCTGTCGCACTTGCTGGCCTGGTGCAGGCACCACGGTTTTACGCCCCGGCCCATTGCGTCAAAGCAGGTTTGCAACACCGCAGcgtcctccccatcccaccccactcCTTGTGCTTTGCACCAGCTAAATCCCACTGcagaataaatcttttaaaatattttggagtgGGGGGAAGATAAAAAATTCATCTCGTGCAGAAGGAGAAGAGCTGGCAGAAAGCATGGGGGATGCAGCCAGCCTTCCCTGGGGCTGTGCTAGCGCTGGGCTCCCCTACACACACAGCGATGCAAGCCATGCAAGGCAGCGCTAGCACCCACCACAGGGTGCAGGCAGCCTTCCCGGTCCCGGGTGTGGGGTGGACACCTCCATTCCCTCTTGCAACACCACCGTGACACGCACCCGtgctccccccccagcctgctttCCTCGGAAAGGAGCCCTGCCCCGCTCAGCACAGCCCCAAAAAGACCACGCTGAATGTCCCAACATCCCCCAGGACCACAGCTCCCGCTGCTGTATGTCCTGCCCGGCATTTTGTCATGAGCTGAGTGACTCTCCTGTCCTGGGAAGCCCTGCAAGCCCGTTCAGGGTTTGGTGGGTGCAGGGGAATGCTCTTGCCAGGCCGCAGCATGCGGCACCTTGGGGCTCACCTGCCTGTGGAAGCGGGTGCCATCCTCCTCAGGGACGCTCTCAAAGTCGGTCACAAGCACCCTGCCCTCGATCTCCCGATGGGTGCTCTGCACGCTGGTGTCCAGTAGGTAAATCTCCACCAGGTCACCATTATCTATCAGGGACACAGCCAGGGGGAAAGGCAACCACTGCCGCGGTCAGCCCAGGCCACCTGGGATGCTCCCAAAATGCAGCTCCAGACCCGCAGCACCATGGGGCAGGGGGATATCCCCATCCCCTCGAAACCAGGAGAGGGGACAGGGTGACTGACCCTTCCCCGAACCCCCATGGTCCTCCCACTACGCCCCAGCACTTACTGGGAGGGCTGTAGGCGCCTGAGCTGGGCTGCAGCGGCACGATCCTGCCCAGGTTCCAGGGAATGCTCTGGGCAAAGACATAGGCGTCCTCCTCGACGTACTCCACGTGCGGCAGCTTCAGTGCCTGCGGAGAGGAGGCACAGCGTGGTGGCAAAGCTCCTGTACCCCGAGGCTGGGGCTGCC encodes the following:
- the PCSK9 gene encoding proprotein convertase subtilisin/kexin type 9, with amino-acid sequence MSSDVLDTALKLPHVEYVEEDAYVFAQSIPWNLGRIVPLQPSSGAYSPPNNGDLVEIYLLDTSVQSTHREIEGRVLVTDFESVPEEDGTRFHRQASKCDSHGTHMAGVLSGRDAGVATGANIRSLRVLNCQGKGTVSGTLIGLEFIKGTLEAQPYTPLVVLLPFAGAYSRVLNAGCRRMAQMGVVMVAAAGNYKDDACLYSPASEPEVITVGATNSEDQPASIGTLGTNFGRCVDLFAPGDDIIGASSDCSTCFTAQSGTSQAAAHVAGIAAMLLSAEPQLSLAELRQRLLHFATKNVMDMAWFPEEQRLQTPNSVAGLPTRLGADEQLYCRSVWSARSGLTRHATAVARCAGAEEMLSCSSFSRSGRRLGEHMEDKDGQKQCVAHNAFRGRGVYAIARCCTWPRAECRINASSPAAEGAGCSPRDHVLTGCSFHSPAAALGDGGRPVTGPGSGPSRCAGRTEVTAHALCCPAAGLECRVKEHSSLGSAEKVTVSCDAGWTLTGCNAHSQSPGTMGAYAVDNTCVAASTLGSSTAVVIAICCRSRQ